ACGTGGTCCGCGACGGCGACCGGTGGCTGGTCGCCACCAGCACGTGGTCGGACTTCCCCGCCGACCCGGGGGCGCGCGCGGACGCGCGGGTCGCGGTCACGCTCGCCGAGACGACCGCCGACCTCACCCGCGGCCAGCACCTGCTGACGACCCGGGCGCTCGACCTGCCGACCGACGGCCCGAGCGTCGGCGTCTGGGACCCGCACCTGGTGCGCGACGACGACGGCTCGTGGCTGGTCGGCTACGTGAGCGCGCGGCGGTTCTTCGACTTCCACCCGGTGCTCGCGGCCGGACCGTCGCTCGACGAGCTCACCCTGCGCGGTGCCGCGACCGACCGTACGGCGACCGAGGGCACCACGCTGGCGCGCCTGGACGGCGCGTGGCGGGTCCTCGCCAGCGACGGGCGCGACAACAGGCGCGCCGTGCGCGGGCGGTTCCCCGTGTTCGACACGTCGATGCGCGAGGTCGGCACCGTGGACGCGCCGTACCCGACGAACATCCCGTGGCCGACCATCGTGCCGCCGGACCCCGACGAGCCGGGAGACCGCTGGCGGCTGGTGACCTTCGACGGGACGCCGTCAGGAGGCGCGCTCGTGGGCTACGGGACCCACGGTGACCTGCTGGTGCTGCGGGGCACTCGATGAGTGCCGCCACGCATCACTTGCGCGGGTCGTAGTCCGCCCACTTGTCGAGCACCTCGTCGTCGACCTCGTCCTCGACGCGGTCAACGGGCTCACCGTGGAGCTCAGCGGCCAAGGCCGAGAGGTCCGTGTCGTGAGTGCGGTACTTCAGGTCGCGTGCGACCTTCGTCTGCTTGGCTTTCGCTCGGCCGCGGCCCATAGGGTCCAGCCCCCTCGCACACTTGGCCGGGAACCCTCCGGGCCCCGGACTGCTGAATCAGAGTCTCGTGGGCACAACGGTACATGGCCGGTGGCTGTTCCCGCACGTCAGGGCGCCCGTTCGGACGCGCCGTGCGGCGAAGGTCACCAGCGGGGTCACCAGCCGGGGTGCTGACCCACCAGCTCGACGGTGCCCTGCTGCGCCGGGTCGACCCCGACCTCGCCCGCGACCCAGCTGTCGATGCCGAACTCGCCGAGCCGCGCCAGGGCCGCGTCGACGGAGTCCGGCGCCACCAGGGCGACCATGCCGACGCCGCAGTTGAGGGTGGCCTCGAGGTCGGGCTGGGCGACCTCGCCGACCCGGCGGACCACGTCGAAGACGGGCGCCGGGGTCCAGGTGGAGCGGTCCAGGGTCGCCTTCAGCTCCGGCGGCATGACTCGCGCGAGGTTGTTGGCGAGGCCACCACCGGTGATGTGGGCCATCGCGTGGGTCTCGGTCTCGCGGGCGATCGCCAGGCACGGCTTGGTGTAGATCCGGGTCGGCTCCAGGAGCTCCTCGCCGAGCGTGCGGCCGAACTCCTCGACGTGCCGGTCCACGGTCCAGCCGGCCTGCGTGAAGAACACGTGGCGGGCCAGGGAGTAGCCGTTGGAGTGCAGGCCGCTCGCCGCCATCGCGATCACGACGTCGCCCTCGCGGACCAGGGAGGCACCGAGGAGCGCGTCGGCCTCCACCACGCCGGTAGTGGCGCCGGCGACGTCGTACTCGTCGGGGGCGAGGAGGCCCGGGTGCTCGGCCGTCTCCCCGCCGACCAGCGCGCAGCCGGCCTCGACGCACGCCTCCGCGATGCCCTTGACGATCGCGGCGATCCGCTCGGGCACGACCTTGCCGGTCGCGATGTAGTCGGTCATGAAGAGCGGCTCGGCGCCGCAGACGACGAGGTCGTCGACGACCATGCCGACGAGGTCGAAGCCGATCGTGTCGTGCTTGTCGACCATCTGCGCGACCGCGACCTTGGTGCCGACGCCGTCGGTGGAGGTCGCCAGCAGCGGACGCTTGTACGACGTCAGGGCGCTCGCGTCGAAGAGGCCGGCGAAGCCGCCGAGGCCGCCCAGCATCTCGGGCCGGCGGGCCTTCTCGACCCATTCCTTCATCAGGTCGACGGCGCGGTCCGCGGCCTCGATGTCGACGCCGGCACGGGCATAGGCGTTCTCAGCCACGGTTCCCCTTGGTTCGCTCACGGGTTGTTGAAGACAGGAAGCGCCTCGCCGTGCGTGCTCGGCTTGAGCGTCGCCTCCAGGAGGTGCTTGCCGAGCAGGCTCTCGTCGGGCAGCTCGATCGGGTACTCACCGGTGAAGCAGGCGGTGCACAGCGTGCTCTGCTGCTGGCCGGTCGCCTCGACCATGCCGTCGAGCGAGATGTAGCCGAGGCTGTCGGCACCGACACTGGCGGCGATCTCGTCGACGTCGAGGCCGTTGGCGATCAGCTCGGCGCGGGTGGCGAAGTCGATGCCGTAGAAGCAGGGCCACTTGACCGGCGGGCTCGAGATCCGCACGTGGACCTCGGTCGCCCCGGCCTCGCGCAGCATCCGGACCTGGGCGCGCTGGGTGTTGCCGCGCACGATCGAGTCGTCGACGACGACGATCCGCTTGCCGCGGATCATGTGCTCCAGCGCGTTCAGCTTGAGCCGGATGCCGAGCTGGCGCAGCGTCTGGCTGGGCTGGATGAAGGTGCGCCCGACGTACGCGTTCTTGACGAAGCCCTGGCCGAACGGGATGCCGCTCTCGAGCGCGTAGCCGGAGGCAGCGGGCGTGCCGGACTCGGGGACCGGGATGACCAGGTCGGCGTCGACCGGGAACTCGCGGGCCAGCTGCCGGCCCATCTCGACGCGCGCCTCGTGGACGCTGCGGCCGGCGATGGTGGCGTCGGGACGGGCGAGGTACACGTACTCGAACACGCAGCCCTTGCGGCGCGGCTCGGCGAACTTGTGGGAGCGCAGGCCGTCCTCGTCGATGACGAGGAGCTCGCCCGGCTCGACCTCGCGGACCACGCTGGCACCGACGGTGGCCAAGGCGGCGTCCTCGCTGGCGACGACCCAACCGCGGTCGAGGCGGCCGAGCACCAGCGGGCGGATGCCCTCGGGGTCGCGGGCGGCGTACAGGGTGTTCTCGTTCATGAAGACGAACGAGAACGCACCCTCGACCTGCGGCAGCAGCTCCAGGGCGCGCGACTCCAGCGACTGGTCCGGGTGGTGCGCGAGCAGCGCGGTCACCAGGCTGGTGTCGTTGGTCGACGTCTCGAGGTTGCGGGCGTGGATGTCGAGCTCGCCGTCGTCGCTCGGCAGGTCCTGCACCATCTCCGCGAGGGCGGCGGTGTTGATCAGGTTGCCGTTGTGGCCGAGCGCGATCGAGCCGTCCTCGGTGGGCCGGAAGGTCGGCTGGGCGTTCTGCCACGTGCTCGCACCGGTGGTGGAGTAGCGGCAGTGGCCGACCGCGAGGTGGCCCGCGAACGACTCGAGGGTGTTCTCGTCGAAGACCTGGGACACGAGGCCCATGTCCTTGTAGACGAGGATCTGGCGCCCGTTGCTGACCGAGATGCCGGCCGACTCCTGCCCGCGGTGCTGCAGGGAGTAGAGGCCGAAGTAGGTCAGCTTGGCGACGTCCTCACCCGGGGCCCATACGCCGAAGACTCCGCACACGGCTCCAGCGTACCGGCGAAGTGGCCCCAGACCTCAGTTGGCGAGGCTGCGGCGAGACGAGCGCTCCACCACGGCCGTGGCGACCTGCGCGGCCTGGGCGCGGATCTCGGGGATGGCGGTCGACTCCCACAGCGTGCCCTTGCGCGGCGGACCGACGAGGTGGAGGTCCGGGACCGGGTTGCCGGCGGCGTCGACGACCTGCCCCTCGGCGGTCGTGTCGAGGCCGAGCGCGAGGCGGTCGGGACGGACCGTGCCGCGCGCGAGGAGCGACTGGAGCAGGGGGTCCGCGCTCTGGCGGACGTCGGAGAGGGGGCCGGTGCAGTTGACGACCGCGTCGACGTCGTACGACGTGGCGTCGGTGGTCGTCACGCGACATCGCTCGCCCCGGTCCTCGGCCGTCGCGATGCTGCTGGCGCGGACGTGGAGGCGGCCCTCGTAGCGGTAGCGCTGCAGGCGCAGGGCGACGTCGGGCGCCATCCGGTGGCGGCGCACCTCCCAGTCCCGGGCGTAGACCTCGAGGAAGCGGACCCGCTCGGCGTGCGGCAGCCGGCGCCACAGGTCCTGGGTCGCGGGCCGGACGCCGTCGACGACGGCGCGCCAGTTCACGCCGCGCTCGGCGGCGGCCGCGCACTCCTCGGCCAGCGCCGTGGCGATCTCGTCGGCGCTCACCGGGCCGGGCCCCTCGGGGACCTTCGTGACCCACGCCGTGTGCGCCTGGCCGACGTGCGGCTTCGGCAGCAGGCCGTTGCGGCTCAGCATGGTGACCTCGCGTCCGGGGCCGTCCTCGAGCAGCGTGATCACGGTGTCGATGGCGGTCAGGCCGGTGCCGACGACCACGACGGAGGCATCGGCGGGCAGCGCCCGCAGGCGGGCCAGCTCCCACGGGTTGGCGACATGCCACGGCGCCTCAGGGAGGGCCTCGCCCGTGGTCGAGGCGACCAGCGGACGGGGCGGCTGGTTGCCGTGGGCCAGCACGACGGCGGAGGCCTGGCTGCGCGAACGCTCGGTGACGATCTCGAAGCCGGTCTCCGTCGGCACGACGTCGAGCACCCGGCCGGCACGCACCCGGAGCCGGTCGTCGGCGACGTCGGCCAGCCGGTCCTGGAGGTAGATCGCGTAGTCGGCCCGGGGCAGGAAGCCCTGCGGGTCGCTGCTGCGGCCGGTCCGCAGCGCCCAGTCGAGGAGGTCGGACGGCGAGTCCGGGAAGGCGCTCATGTGCCGCGCCCGGACGTTGAGCAGGTGACGTTGGTCGTTGGTGCCGTAGGCGATCCCGCGCCCGACGATGCCGCTGGCCTCGTGGATGACCACCTCGAGGTCCGGGTCGTCGGAGCGCACCAGCAGGTTGATCGCGGTCAGCACGCCGCTGGCGCCGCCACCGATCACCGCCACCCGGTTGCGCTGGCCGACCTGCCCGGGCTGCGGCGTACCCGCCTCCGTCACCGTCATGCGAGTGAGTCTAGCGAATCACTTGACTTTGGGCCGAGTTGCCAGTTTGGCGCGTTGACTTGCCGATATGGCGGCTTGAGTTGCCAGTTCTGTCGACCCACGCAGGCAGAACCGGCAACTCGGCGGACCAGACCGGCAAGTCGACCGGCCAGACCGGCAACTCGACCGGCCAGACCGGCAAGTCGGCGGGTGGGGGTCAGGCGCCGAGGTTGCGGAGGAGGAGGGCCTCGGCGAGCAGGACCTTCTCGAACTCGGCCAGGTGCAGGCCCTCGTTGGGGCCGTGGGCGCGGGTGTCGGGGTCCTCGACGCCGGTGACCAGCACCGACGCGGCAGGGAAGCTCTCGAGGAACTCCGCGATGAACGGGATCGAGCCGCCGACGCCCATGTCGACCGGCGGGGTGCCGTCCCAGGCCTCGGCGAAGGCGGCGCGGGCGGCGTCGTACGCCGGGCCGGTGGCGTCGATCGCGATCGGCTCGCCGGTGTCGACCACCTTGGTGGAGAGCTCGGCGCCCCAGGGGACGTTCTTCTCCAGGTGGGCCTGGAGGCAGGCGACGGCGTTCTGGCCGGTGTCGCCCGGCGCGATCCGGACGGTGACCCGGGCGCGGGCGACGGGCGAGAGCGTGTTGGAGGCGCCGTCGACCTTGGGGGCGTCGAAGCCGGTGACGGTCACGGCCGGCTTGGTCCACAGCCGCTCGACGGCGGGGCCGCTGCCCACCCAGGACAGGCCGGGGATGGCGCCGGACTCGGCGCGCAGCCGCTCCTCGGGGTAGTCGACGTCGGCGGCCGGGCCGCTGACGAGGCCCTCGATGGCGGAGCCGCCGTCGGCGTCCCAGAGCGTGTCGAGCAGGCGGACGAGCGCCATGATCGCGTCGGGCTCGAGGCCGCCCCACATGCCCGAGTGGACGGCGTGGGTGAGCGTGCGCAGCTCGACGTCGACGCGGATCAGGCCGCGGAGGCTGGTGGTCAGGGCGGGCACGCCGATGTCCCAGTTGCCCGAGTCGGCGATCACGATGACGTCGGAGCGCAGCCGGTCCTCGTACTTCTTCAGCAGCTGCGGCAGGGTCGCCGAGGCGACCTCCTCCTCGCCCTCGATGAAGAGGCGGACGGTCACCGGCAGCTCGTCACCGAACGCCCGCAGCGCGGCGAGGTGGGTGATGATGCCGGCCTTGTCGTCGGCGGCACCGCGGCCGTAGAGGCGGCCGTCGCGCTCGGTGGGCTCCCACGGCGGGCTGTCCCAGTCGGCGTGGTCGTTCTCGGGCTGGACGTCGTGGTGGGCGTAGAGGAGCACCGTCGGCGCGCCCTCCGGTCCCTTCTTCTCCCCGATCACGGCGGGCGGGGCGCCGTCGAAGGCGCGCACGATCTCGACGTCGACGCCCTCGGCGGCGAACAGCTCGGCAGTGACGCGAGCGCTCTCCTCGACCTGGTCGAGGCGGGCGGGGTCAGCGCTCACGGACTGGATGCGGACAAGTGCCTCGAGGTCCGATCGGACACCCGGCATGAGGCCGGCGAGACGCGTACGCAGGTCGGTGGTGGTGACAGGTCCGGTCATGGGCCCAACCTATGACAGCCCCGCCCCCGCGCCACATCCGGCATGATCGACCGATGACGCTTTCTCGGAGCATCATCGCGACCGCCGTCGGCACCCTCCTCCTGCTGGGCCAGACGGCCTGCTCGGGCGGCGAGGACAGCACCGACGACGACGGCGACGGGGACCGCGGTCCGACCTCCTCCACCGCCGGCGACCAGGAGCCGGCGCAGTTCCGCAAGGTCGTCGCCGCAGGCGCTCCCTCGGCCTGCACGACCAGCCCGACCGCCCAGCCCGCGCCGGACTCGACGACGACCGCCTGCGACCTCGAGGGAGTGGCCTACCAGCTCGGCCCCGCCGAGCTCGTGGGCGGTGTCGACCGGGCCGAGGCCGCCGAAGGACCCGACGGCGGATGGCTGATCACGATCGACCTCGACACCGAGGCGGCGGCCACCTTCGCCGACCTGACGACCGAGCTCTCGGGCACCGGCCAGCAGGTCGCGATCGTCTCCGGCGGCACGATCATCAGCGCGCCGACGATCCAGGCCCCGATCACCGACGGCCGGGTGCAGATCGCCGGCCCCGAGATCTCCCAGGTCGAGGCACTCACGCTCGCCGACGCCCTCGAGGCCGACTGAGCGACCCGTCAGAGCGGGAGGTACGACGACAGGTCGGTCCGCTCGCCGCTCGCCCGGACCCCGCCGGACTCGACCGCGGTCGGCCAGGCGAGCGCGCCGGTCGCCAGCGCGATCCACGTCGCGGCGTCGGTCTCGATGACGGCGGGCGGCGTACCGCGGGTGTGGCGGACGCCCTCGATGACCTGCACGGCGGCGTAGGGCGGCACCCGGACCTCGACGGACCGGCCGGGCGCGCGCTCCTCGAGGACGGCCAGGAAGTGCTTCACGAGCAGCTTGAGGTCGGCCCGCTCGGCGGTGTCGGCAGCCATCCGGTCGAGCGCCTCGGCGACGGCGGCGGGGTCGGCGGGCTTGAGTCGCGCGGGCATCAGTCGCCCTCGGGGAGGTCGGGATAGGGCTGCACGAGCAGGAAGACCGAGTAGGTGTCGCGGTCCTCGCCCTGCGGCGCGGCGCGGCCGGCGTCCCGGAACCGCTCGACGACCTCCTCTACCTCGCGGGCGAGCTGGTGGGCCTCGTCGGCGGTCAGTCGTACCGACCACTCGGAGATGTTGCGGCGCTCGCTCTCCCCCTCCGTCTCGGCGAAGGCCCGCTCCACCAGGTGCTGGCCCCACTCGACGGCGTTGCGGCGGAACACGGTGTACGCCGCCCGCCCGCCCGGCTGCGCGAGCATGTCGGCGGTCCGGAACCTGATCCCGTCGGGGTCGACCAGCCGCCAGACCCGGTCGCGGCGGTCGCGGCCGGCCTCCGGGTCCTCCTCGACGAGGCCGTACTTCGCGAGCTGGCGCAGGTGGAAGCTGGCCTGGTTGGCCGGCACGTCGATGCGGCGGGCGATGTCGGCGGCGCGCAGCGAGCCCGCGGCGGACAGCTCGTGGAGGACCCGGTTGCGCGTGGGATGCGCGATCGCGCGGAGGATCCGCGGGTCGTCGTACAGGACCATGGCGGCAGCCTACCGGCGATGCGCACCACTAGTTGCGCAACAACTCTTGCGCAATTGTTGTTGCGCAACATACGGTGCGGGTATGCCGTCGTACCGGACCCTCGCCCGCAACCGCGACTTCACCGCGCTCTGGGTCGGGGCGACGGTCTCCGAGCTCGGCAGCCGGGTCACCACCTTCGCGATGCCGCTCGTCGCCTACGCGATGACCGGGTCGGCGCTGTGGGCGGCGGCGGCCGAGGCCGTCTTCCTGCTCGGCATGGTGGCCATGCTGCTACCGGCTGGGGTCCTCGCCGACCGGCGACACCGGCTGCGCATCATGCGCTTCTCGCTCGGGTCGGGCGCCCTGCTCTACGCCTCGCTCGTCGTCGCGGGCGCGACCGGACTGCTCACCCTCCCCCACCTGCTCGCCGTGGCCCTGCTGACCGGGATCGCGACCGGCCTCTTCGCCCCCGCCGAGTACGCCGCCATCCGCACCGTCGTGGCCACCGACGAGCTGCCGACCGCGCTGAGCCAGCAGCAGGCCCGCCAGCACGTCGCGGCCCTCGTCGGCGGCCCGGTCGGCGGCGCCCTGTTCGGCCTCGCCCGCTGGGCGCCCTTCGCCGCCGATGTCGTCACCTACGTGCTCGGCTGGCTGCTCCTCGGCCGGGTCCGCGCCGACCTCTCCCCGACCTCCCCGACCTCCCCGACCTCCCCGACCTCCCCGACCTCCCCGGCCGACCGGGCGCGCCCCCTGCACGACCTCGGCGACGGGCTCCGCTTCCTCTGGGGGCGCCCCTTCCTCCGGGTCCTGCTGCTGTGGTCGCCCGCGGCCAACCTGGCGATCAACGCCCTCTTCTTCACCGCCCTGCTACGGCTCGTCGAGGCGGGTTTCCCGGCGTGGCAGATCGGCCTCGTCGAGAC
Above is a genomic segment from Nocardioides aromaticivorans containing:
- a CDS encoding DUF3073 domain-containing protein — protein: MGRGRAKAKQTKVARDLKYRTHDTDLSALAAELHGEPVDRVEDEVDDEVLDKWADYDPRK
- the purM gene encoding phosphoribosylformylglycinamidine cyclo-ligase — encoded protein: MAENAYARAGVDIEAADRAVDLMKEWVEKARRPEMLGGLGGFAGLFDASALTSYKRPLLATSTDGVGTKVAVAQMVDKHDTIGFDLVGMVVDDLVVCGAEPLFMTDYIATGKVVPERIAAIVKGIAEACVEAGCALVGGETAEHPGLLAPDEYDVAGATTGVVEADALLGASLVREGDVVIAMAASGLHSNGYSLARHVFFTQAGWTVDRHVEEFGRTLGEELLEPTRIYTKPCLAIARETETHAMAHITGGGLANNLARVMPPELKATLDRSTWTPAPVFDVVRRVGEVAQPDLEATLNCGVGMVALVAPDSVDAALARLGEFGIDSWVAGEVGVDPAQQGTVELVGQHPGW
- the purF gene encoding amidophosphoribosyltransferase, with translation MCGVFGVWAPGEDVAKLTYFGLYSLQHRGQESAGISVSNGRQILVYKDMGLVSQVFDENTLESFAGHLAVGHCRYSTTGASTWQNAQPTFRPTEDGSIALGHNGNLINTAALAEMVQDLPSDDGELDIHARNLETSTNDTSLVTALLAHHPDQSLESRALELLPQVEGAFSFVFMNENTLYAARDPEGIRPLVLGRLDRGWVVASEDAALATVGASVVREVEPGELLVIDEDGLRSHKFAEPRRKGCVFEYVYLARPDATIAGRSVHEARVEMGRQLAREFPVDADLVIPVPESGTPAASGYALESGIPFGQGFVKNAYVGRTFIQPSQTLRQLGIRLKLNALEHMIRGKRIVVVDDSIVRGNTQRAQVRMLREAGATEVHVRISSPPVKWPCFYGIDFATRAELIANGLDVDEIAASVGADSLGYISLDGMVEATGQQQSTLCTACFTGEYPIELPDESLLGKHLLEATLKPSTHGEALPVFNNP
- a CDS encoding FAD/NAD(P)-binding protein, whose amino-acid sequence is MTVTEAGTPQPGQVGQRNRVAVIGGGASGVLTAINLLVRSDDPDLEVVIHEASGIVGRGIAYGTNDQRHLLNVRARHMSAFPDSPSDLLDWALRTGRSSDPQGFLPRADYAIYLQDRLADVADDRLRVRAGRVLDVVPTETGFEIVTERSRSQASAVVLAHGNQPPRPLVASTTGEALPEAPWHVANPWELARLRALPADASVVVVGTGLTAIDTVITLLEDGPGREVTMLSRNGLLPKPHVGQAHTAWVTKVPEGPGPVSADEIATALAEECAAAAERGVNWRAVVDGVRPATQDLWRRLPHAERVRFLEVYARDWEVRRHRMAPDVALRLQRYRYEGRLHVRASSIATAEDRGERCRVTTTDATSYDVDAVVNCTGPLSDVRQSADPLLQSLLARGTVRPDRLALGLDTTAEGQVVDAAGNPVPDLHLVGPPRKGTLWESTAIPEIRAQAAQVATAVVERSSRRSLAN
- a CDS encoding dipeptidase, with protein sequence MTGPVTTTDLRTRLAGLMPGVRSDLEALVRIQSVSADPARLDQVEESARVTAELFAAEGVDVEIVRAFDGAPPAVIGEKKGPEGAPTVLLYAHHDVQPENDHADWDSPPWEPTERDGRLYGRGAADDKAGIITHLAALRAFGDELPVTVRLFIEGEEEVASATLPQLLKKYEDRLRSDVIVIADSGNWDIGVPALTTSLRGLIRVDVELRTLTHAVHSGMWGGLEPDAIMALVRLLDTLWDADGGSAIEGLVSGPAADVDYPEERLRAESGAIPGLSWVGSGPAVERLWTKPAVTVTGFDAPKVDGASNTLSPVARARVTVRIAPGDTGQNAVACLQAHLEKNVPWGAELSTKVVDTGEPIAIDATGPAYDAARAAFAEAWDGTPPVDMGVGGSIPFIAEFLESFPAASVLVTGVEDPDTRAHGPNEGLHLAEFEKVLLAEALLLRNLGA
- a CDS encoding SecDF P1 head subdomain-containing protein, coding for MTLSRSIIATAVGTLLLLGQTACSGGEDSTDDDGDGDRGPTSSTAGDQEPAQFRKVVAAGAPSACTTSPTAQPAPDSTTTACDLEGVAYQLGPAELVGGVDRAEAAEGPDGGWLITIDLDTEAAATFADLTTELSGTGQQVAIVSGGTIISAPTIQAPITDGRVQIAGPEISQVEALTLADALEAD
- a CDS encoding sterol carrier family protein; translated protein: MPARLKPADPAAVAEALDRMAADTAERADLKLLVKHFLAVLEERAPGRSVEVRVPPYAAVQVIEGVRHTRGTPPAVIETDAATWIALATGALAWPTAVESGGVRASGERTDLSSYLPL
- a CDS encoding winged helix-turn-helix domain-containing protein, producing MVLYDDPRILRAIAHPTRNRVLHELSAAGSLRAADIARRIDVPANQASFHLRQLAKYGLVEEDPEAGRDRRDRVWRLVDPDGIRFRTADMLAQPGGRAAYTVFRRNAVEWGQHLVERAFAETEGESERRNISEWSVRLTADEAHQLAREVEEVVERFRDAGRAAPQGEDRDTYSVFLLVQPYPDLPEGD
- a CDS encoding MFS transporter — protein: MPSYRTLARNRDFTALWVGATVSELGSRVTTFAMPLVAYAMTGSALWAAAAEAVFLLGMVAMLLPAGVLADRRHRLRIMRFSLGSGALLYASLVVAGATGLLTLPHLLAVALLTGIATGLFAPAEYAAIRTVVATDELPTALSQQQARQHVAALVGGPVGGALFGLARWAPFAADVVTYVLGWLLLGRVRADLSPTSPTSPTSPTSPTSPADRARPLHDLGDGLRFLWGRPFLRVLLLWSPAANLAINALFFTALLRLVEAGFPAWQIGLVETAIGACGILGAIAAPWLIDRFHTGRLTVAIAWSFVPLSIPLALWNHPWAMALAASFGLFLNPAGNAGVGSYRLAITPPELVGRMQSTMQFASMVTMPLAPALAGGLLAVLDGRDAVLALTGLTALVALIPTLSLSVRSVPRPAEWPRLPDPEPAPQPAPVPIG